A genomic segment from Fodinicola acaciae encodes:
- a CDS encoding VOC family protein, with amino-acid sequence MPPRLRQVVLDTTDPRALAEFYRQLLGFHLRPGDGDDWAVLLDDDGQPRLAFQQVPELAPTTWPEPGIAQQMHLDLTVPSKAELDAQHERALALGARLRDDQSDDEEEPLRVYADPSGHLFCIFVVAPLSTPG; translated from the coding sequence ATGCCTCCGCGGCTGCGCCAGGTCGTGCTCGACACCACCGATCCGCGAGCACTGGCCGAGTTTTACCGGCAGTTGCTCGGTTTCCACCTCCGGCCCGGCGACGGCGACGACTGGGCCGTCCTGCTCGATGACGACGGCCAGCCGCGGCTGGCGTTCCAGCAGGTGCCGGAGCTCGCGCCGACCACCTGGCCGGAGCCGGGCATCGCTCAGCAGATGCACCTGGATCTGACCGTGCCGTCGAAGGCGGAGCTGGACGCGCAGCACGAGCGCGCGCTCGCGCTCGGCGCGCGTCTGCGCGACGACCAGTCCGACGACGAGGAGGAGCCGCTGCGCGTGTACGCCGACCCGTCCGGCCATCTGTTCTGCATCTTCGTGGTTGCACCGCTATCTACTCCCGGGTAA
- a CDS encoding SIMPL domain-containing protein codes for MAEIVTTGTGKVERIADRAQLTVAFEASATTRAEAVGGLNTRLADVEQLVQAVGVRVASRQLSVNERWERRRRVGSVARQQYVLVFRDLAQLPDLVGKLAAIEPATLDGPHWLLAETTDARREAQAAAVTDARIIAEGYAAAVGAQLGPLLKLTDEQTHHAMMAAYGGAPAVDVSNLSLEPELVAVTATCVTTWQLL; via the coding sequence ATGGCGGAAATCGTGACGACCGGGACCGGCAAGGTGGAGCGGATCGCCGACCGGGCTCAGCTGACCGTGGCGTTCGAGGCGTCGGCGACGACCAGGGCCGAGGCGGTCGGCGGCCTCAACACCAGGCTGGCCGATGTCGAGCAGCTGGTGCAGGCCGTCGGCGTACGCGTGGCGAGCCGGCAGCTGTCGGTCAACGAGCGCTGGGAGCGCCGGCGCCGGGTCGGCAGCGTGGCGCGCCAGCAGTACGTGCTGGTGTTCCGCGACCTGGCGCAGCTGCCCGACCTGGTCGGCAAGCTCGCCGCGATCGAGCCGGCAACCCTCGACGGACCGCACTGGCTGCTGGCCGAGACGACCGACGCGCGCCGCGAGGCGCAGGCCGCGGCGGTGACCGACGCGCGGATCATCGCCGAAGGTTACGCGGCGGCGGTCGGCGCGCAGCTGGGTCCGCTGCTCAAACTCACCGACGAGCAGACCCATCACGCGATGATGGCGGCGTACGGCGGCGCGCCGGCGGTCGACGTGAGCAACCTCAGCCTCGAACCGGAGCTGGTCGCGGTGACCGCCACCTGTGTGACCACGTGGCAGCTGCTCTGA
- a CDS encoding vWA domain-containing protein codes for MSRQAAANKRKERRLAALQGGWRIVYGHPALGRLAESVPASDAGSMGGTYAVVDTSGCVHQNTEIDVEPAEWAWIFTHLLLHLGLGHLERETLLEADAILPDGTVDPAYVAAGCVAANRFAASVRVGKPLVWLPAFPDGTEESLRTSWRQDGIPPEFRSCGTGGDGPCLVIADDFHQPRPVQPWLKRPVYPDLFTAGLADAITAAVQSAAEARGQVVRGKAMRAWDHALAWFVSSYPLLGAVATGLTIVSDVDLAQAWDISIAAVNAEFGEIYVNPYASLSTDEWRFVLAHEMLHAALRHGDRADGRDHYLWNVACDYVINGWLVDMAVGSMPPDCLYDQSLAGLSAESIYDTLVTDLRRARRLTTFGGRAAGDILGDWLSAPAAADRRSSRRAPALPWDGRVKGTSLDDFYRRALAAGLEYHHESGRGRLPAGLEEEIRALDHPPLDWDARLARWFDEHVRPPEPVRSYARASRRQASTPDIPRPGRVRPEQLEKRPTFGVVLDTSGSMDSTLLGKALGAIASYATSRDVPAARVVFCDAVAYDAGYLPVESIAGRVRVRGRGGTILQPGVQLLERAPDFPADGPILIITDGACDVVRVRREHAFLIPAGASLPFRTKAPVFRVR; via the coding sequence GTGAGCCGGCAGGCCGCGGCCAACAAACGCAAGGAGCGCCGGCTGGCTGCGCTGCAGGGTGGCTGGCGGATCGTCTACGGACATCCGGCCCTCGGCCGGCTGGCCGAGAGCGTGCCGGCGAGCGACGCCGGTTCGATGGGTGGCACGTACGCGGTCGTGGACACCTCCGGGTGTGTCCACCAGAACACCGAAATCGACGTGGAGCCGGCCGAATGGGCGTGGATTTTCACGCATCTGCTGCTTCATCTCGGCCTCGGTCACCTCGAGCGCGAGACGTTGCTGGAGGCCGACGCGATTTTGCCGGACGGCACAGTCGATCCCGCGTACGTGGCCGCGGGTTGCGTGGCGGCCAACCGGTTCGCCGCCTCCGTACGCGTCGGCAAACCGCTGGTCTGGCTGCCGGCTTTTCCGGACGGCACCGAGGAAAGCCTGCGTACGAGCTGGCGCCAGGACGGCATACCGCCGGAGTTTCGCAGCTGTGGCACCGGTGGCGACGGTCCGTGCCTGGTGATCGCCGACGACTTTCATCAGCCGCGGCCGGTCCAACCGTGGCTCAAACGGCCGGTGTATCCGGATCTTTTCACCGCTGGCCTGGCAGACGCGATCACCGCGGCGGTGCAGAGTGCGGCCGAGGCACGGGGTCAGGTCGTCCGCGGAAAGGCCATGCGTGCGTGGGACCATGCGCTGGCCTGGTTCGTGTCGTCGTATCCACTGCTCGGCGCGGTCGCGACCGGTCTGACGATCGTCAGCGACGTGGACCTCGCGCAGGCGTGGGACATCTCGATCGCCGCCGTGAACGCCGAATTCGGCGAGATCTATGTGAATCCTTACGCGAGCCTGTCGACGGACGAGTGGCGTTTCGTGCTGGCGCACGAAATGTTGCACGCCGCGCTCCGGCACGGCGACCGCGCCGATGGCCGCGACCATTACTTGTGGAATGTCGCCTGCGACTATGTCATCAACGGCTGGCTGGTCGACATGGCCGTCGGCAGCATGCCGCCGGACTGTCTTTACGACCAGAGCTTGGCCGGCCTGTCAGCGGAATCCATCTACGACACGCTGGTCACCGACCTGCGGCGCGCGCGAAGGCTGACGACCTTCGGTGGCCGCGCCGCCGGTGACATCCTCGGCGACTGGCTGTCCGCGCCGGCCGCGGCCGACCGCCGATCGTCTCGCCGTGCGCCGGCGTTGCCGTGGGACGGTCGCGTCAAGGGCACCAGCCTGGACGACTTCTATCGGCGTGCTTTGGCGGCAGGACTGGAATATCACCACGAGTCCGGTCGCGGCAGGTTGCCGGCCGGCCTGGAGGAGGAGATCCGCGCGCTCGACCATCCGCCGCTGGACTGGGACGCGCGGCTGGCCCGCTGGTTCGACGAGCACGTCCGGCCACCGGAGCCGGTCCGCTCGTACGCGCGTGCCTCGCGCCGCCAGGCGTCCACGCCGGACATCCCGCGGCCTGGCCGCGTGCGGCCCGAGCAGCTGGAGAAGCGGCCGACTTTCGGTGTCGTGCTGGACACTTCCGGCTCGATGGACTCCACACTGCTCGGCAAGGCACTCGGCGCGATCGCCTCGTACGCGACCAGCCGCGACGTGCCGGCGGCGCGCGTCGTCTTCTGCGACGCCGTCGCATACGACGCCGGCTATCTGCCGGTGGAGTCGATCGCCGGCAGGGTGCGCGTGCGCGGTCGCGGCGGGACGATCCTGCAGCCTGGCGTACAACTTCTGGAGCGTGCGCCGGACTTCCCCGCCGACGGGCCGATCCTCATCATCACCGACGGTGCCTGCGACGTCGTACGCGTGCGCCGCGAACACGCCTTCCTCATCCCGGCCGGCGCCTCGTTGCCCTTCCGCACCAAGGCCCCGGTCTTCCGCGTCCGCTGA